The Microbacterium forte sequence GATGATCTTCGAGGTGGCCGTCTCGATAGCCAGTGGCCTGCACGACCGACTCGGCACGCCGATCCACGACGACGAGATCGCATACATCGCCATGCACGTCGGCGGCCGCCTCGAGCGCAGCCGCAAAGCGGAGTCGATCCTCACGGCGACCATCGTGTGTCCCGGCTATTACGAGCTCCACGAGCTGCTGCGCTCAAGTGTCGACCGCTCCCTGGGCTCGGCGATCGAGGTGACCAGCGTCATCACCAAGGTCGACCCGGACTGGGCATCGTTCGACACCGATCTGGTGCTCAGCACGATCGAACCGGGCGCGTCGGGAGATCGCTTCGTACGCATCCAGCCGTTCCTCACGGATGCCGATGTCGATCGGATCCAGCAGGCCGCAGCGCGCGTCAGGCGTGCGCGGCGCCTGACGAGGCTTCGCGCCGAGCTCGCGCGCTACTTCGTCGCCGATGCTTTCGTCTACCCGCTGCCCGATGAGGGCGAGGAGGCGATCATCCGGCGGCTGGGCGGACTGCTCGTCGATGCCGGTCTCATCGGCGACGACTACGTCGACAACACGATCCTCCGCGAACGCATGTCATCGACGGCGTTCACCGATGCCCTCGCGGTGCCGCACGCGCTGCAGATGACCGCGACGCGCACCGCGATCGCGATCGGCGTCGCCGACGGATCGGCGGCCTGGGGGGAGGGGCGCGTGCAGGTGGTCGCCCTCGCCGCCTTCAGCGAGAGCGACCGCGCCGCATTCCAGACGGTGTTCGAGCAGCTCGTCGAGGTGTTCAGCGAACGAGACAGCGTGCAGCGGATCCTCCGCCGAGGCACGACCTTCGAGGCATTCCTCGACGAGCTCGTCGCCGTCATCGACGGCTGACGACCGCGTCAGGCCCGAGGATCCAGCACGCCGGCCAGGGTGTCGAGGACCGATTCGGCATCCGCCGACTCCGCCGTCTCGAGCACCACCGCGTCGCCGGGCGCGAGTGCGAGGTCCATCAGCGCGAGAACGCTGCTGAGGTCCACGACTGCGCCCGACGACGTGCGCAGAGTCACGACGTGCGGGTGCGCCTGCACGAGCCTGACGAGCTCGGCGACGGGGCGCGCGTGCACCCCGTTGTGCGCGCTGATCACGACATGTCTTCTCGGCATGCGGCCTACGAGCGTTCTTCCAGGAGCACGCGCACTGCGGCCTCGAGCTCCGCGACCGTCGCACTCGCCCGGTCCGCAGAGTCGGCGGTGGCGTCGATGTAGACCTTGAGCTTCGGCTCGGTGCCGCTCGGACGCACGATGATGCGCGAGCCGTCTGCGAGCCTGTACCGCAGCACATCGCCGGACGGCTGTCCCTCGTCGGCGTGCAGCAGATCCTCCGCAGAGGCGATGGCGTGGCCACCGAGCTGCCGCGGCGGGATCGTGCGCAGGGACAGCATCACACTGCCGATGACCGAGAGATCCTGCACGCGCACCGACACCTGTCCGCTGGCGAAATGGCCGTAGGTGTCGCCCAGCTCCGACAGCAGGTCGGCGAGCGACTTCCCGCGCTCGTGAGCCTCGGCCGCGAGACCGAGGACCGCGACGGCGGCCGAGATGCCGTCCTTGTCGCGCACGGTCTCGGGGTTCACGAGGTACCCGAGGGCCTCCTCGAACCCGAACACGATGCCGGGGGCGCGGGAGATCCATTTGAAGCCCGTGAGCGTCTCGTGGAAGTCGAGGCCGTGGTGCGCGGCGACGGCGCCGAGGCCGGGGGAGGAGACGAGCGAGCAGGCCAGGGAGGCCCCGGGAGTGCCCGCAGCCGCCCGAGCTGCGCGCGCACCGAGCAGGAGTCCGACCTCGTTGCCGGTGAGGCGACGCCATCCGCTCTCGGAGGACGCATCGGGGATGGCCACCGCGAGGCGGTCGGCATCCGGATCGTTCGCGATGATGAAGTCCGCCTGCACTCGGCGCGCCCGAGCGAACGACAGGTCCATCGCCCCCGGCTCCTCGGGGTTGGGGAACGACACGGTGCGGAACGTCGCGTCGGGCGTCAGCTGCTCCGCGACGACCATCGGCTGTGGGTATCCGGCGGCCGACACGATCTTCGACAGCGTCTCCCAGCCGACCCCGTGCATCGCGGTGTAGACCCAGCGGAGGTCCGATGCGCCCGCAGGCGCGGGCGAGATCGCGGCTGTCGCTGCCACGTACGCCTCGACGACGTCCTCACCCGCCGTCTCGTAGTCGGTGGAGCGAGGCAGGGCCGAGACGTCATCCGCGTCGGCGACCCGCTGGATGTGCGCGGCGATCTCGGCGTCGGCGGGTGCGACGATCTGCGAACCCTGGTCGGCGCCGCCCAGATAGACCTTGTAGCCGTTGTCGTTCGGCGGGTTGTGCGATGCCGTCACCATGACGCCGGCGTCCGCCCCCAGGTGGCGCACCGCGAAGGCGAGCACGGGTGTCGGCAGCAGCCTCGGGAGGAGGATCGCTCGCAGACCTGCCCCTGCGAACAGCTCGGCGGAGTCGGTCGCGAACACCCGGGAGTTGCGGCGGCCGTCATAGCCGATGACGACCGTCGGCGTGCGGCCGTGCGACTTCTCTCGCAGGTAGGCGGCGAAACCCGCGGCCGCCTGCGCGACGAGCACGCGGTTCATGCGGTTGCTGCCGGCGCCGAGCGCCCCGCGGAGCCCTGCCGTGCCGAACGCGAGTCTGGCGCCGAAGCGGTCGTCGAGGTCGGCGGCCGCCGCCTCGTCGCCGGAGGCCGCGCGGGTGATGACCGCGGCGAGCTCGTCGCGGGTCTCGTGATCCGGGTCCTGTCTCATCCAGGCGCGCGCCTGCGCCAGGCGCTCGTCGTTCACAGCGCCTCGACCACTCGGGCCAGCAGCGCCGAGATCACCGGCTCGGCCTCGCGGCCGGCTTCGATGACCTCCGCGTGGCTGAGAGGCGTCTTCTGGATGCCGGCTGCGAGGTTCGTGATGAGCGAGAACCCGAGGATCTCCATGCCTGCCTCGCGTGCGGCGATCGCTTCGAGGGCGGTCGACATGCCGACGATGTGGCCGCCGATGTGCTTCGCCATCTGCACCTCGGCCGGCGTCTCGTAGTGCGGGCCGCGGAACTGCGTGTAGACGCCCTCATCGAGCGAGGGATCGACACTGCGGGCGATGTCACGCAGGCGCGGGGAGTAGAGGTCGGTGAGGTCGATGAAGGTCGCCCCTTCGAGAGGCGAGTCGGCGGTGAGGTTGATGTGGTCGCTGATCAGCACCGGCTGGCCGGGGGTCCACGTCTCGCGGACGCCGCCTGCACCGTTGGTGAGCACCATGATCTTCGCCCCCGTGGCTGCGGCTGTGCGCACCGAGTGCACGACCCGGCGCACACCGTGGCCCTCGTAGTAGTGGGTGCGGGCGCCGATGACGAGCACGTTCTTGCCGTCGGGGGTGCGGATGCTGCGCAGAGTGCCCACGTGCCCTTCGAGAGCGGGCTTCGAGAATCCGGTGACCTCGGTGGCGGGGATGGTCGCTGTGGTCTCGCCGATGATGTCGGCGGCCTTGCCCCAGCCGCTGCCGAGGGTCAAGGCGATGTCGTGCTTCTCGACTCCGGTCAGGCGCGCGATGTCGGCGGCTGCGTCGGCTGCGACCCCGAACGGGTTCGCATTCGGGTCGTCGAGGGGGTTGCTGTGTGTTTCGGACATGGATCCACTCTAGGAAGGTGCAGACTCGGGGGCCAGGATTGCGGAAGAATGGAGATCATGTCTTCCACCCCTTTTGAGCGCACTCAGCGCGTCGCCGTGCTCGGCGGCGGTCCCGGCGGCTACGAGGCGGCGCTCGCCGCCGCCCAGCTCGGAGCCGAGGTGACCCTGGTCGAGCGCGTGGGCGTCGGCGGCGCGGCGGTCCTCACCGACGTCGTCCCCTCGAAGAGCCTGATCGCCACGGCCGATGCGGCCATCGCGATCTCGGAGGCATCCGACCTGGGTGTGCAGTTCTACGCGAAGGGCGAGCACGGCAAGCCGCTGAAGCCCGAGATCGCGATCAACCTCGCCGCCGTCAACAAGCGACTCATCGCCCTCGCCGGACAGCAGTCCGAGGACATGCGCTCTGCGCTGCTCGAAGCCGGCGTGCGCATCCTGTCCGGACACGGACGCCTCGAGGGGCCGAACGCGATCATCGTCTCGACCGGTCACGGCGGCACGGACTTCGACCGCATCGAGGCCGACACGATCATCGTCGCCGTCGGCGCGTCGCCGCGCGAGCTGGACTCGGCGAAGCCCGACGGCAAACGCATCCTCACCTGGACGCAGCTGTACGACATGAAGGCTCTGCCCGAGCACCTCATCGTCGTCGGATCCGGTGTGACCGGTGCCGAGTTCGCCTCCGCCTACATGAACCTCGGCGCCAAGGTCACCCTGGTGTCCAGCCGCGACCAGGTGCTTCCGGGCGAGGATCAGGATGCCGCGCGCGTGCTCGAGAAGGTCTTCAAGCGCGGTGGCATGACGGTGCTCTCGAAGGCTCGCGCCGAGAAGGTCGAGGTCACGAAGGACGGCGTGACGGCGACGCTGTCGGACGGCCGCACGGTCGACGGCAGCCACTGCCTCATGGCCGTCGGATCGATCCCCAACACCGCGGGCATCGGCCTCGAGGATGCGGGAGTCGAACTCGACGAGAGCGGACACGTCCGCGTCAACCGCGTGGCTCGCACCTCGGTTCCCAACGTCTACGCCGTCGGCGACTGCACGAACTTCTTCCCGTTGGCATCCGTCGCGTCGATGCAGGGCCGCACGGCCGTCTTCCACGCGCTGGGCGACATCGTGATCCCGCTCGAGCTGATCAAGATCACGTCGAACATCTTCACCGCGCCCGAGATCGCGACGGTCGGATACTCCGAGAAGGACGTCGAGGACGGCGTGGCTGACGGGCTCGTCTACAAGCTGCCTCTCGCCGCGAACCCACGGGCCAAGATGATGGGCATCAAGGACGGCTTCGTGAAGCTCATCGCCCGCAAGGGCTCCGGCACCGTGATCGGCGGCGTGATCGTCGGACCGAAGGCATCCGAGCTGATCTACCCGATCGCCGTCGCAGTCGAACGCCGTCTGACGGTCGACCAGGTCTCGCGTGTGTTCGCGGCGTACCCGTCGCTGTCGAGCAGCATCACCGACGCGAGCCGGGCGATGCACCTCGTCAACGCGAAGATCTCGTAGCTCGTCGAGACGGTCGGACCGCGGCCGGTACCGTCGTCTGCGACGACGGTACCGGCGCGAGTCCGACGGCTCGCCTCAGCGTGCCCAGACGGCCGCGTCGCGGCGATCCTGCGCACGGAAGCTGTTGTTGCCCCGATGGGCGATCGCGGACAGCGCATGTGCGATCGCCGTCATCTCGCGCATCGACTGGTGCCATTCGCGCTGCGCCACACGATAGGCGACCTGTGCCTCTCCTGACCACTGCCAGGACAGCGCGTCCGCCGCAGCCTCGAGTCGATCGAGCTCGGCGTCGATCTGCCTCACATGCTCCGAGATCTCGGTGCACGCGGCGTCCAGCTGGTCGTGCTCGATCGAGATGATTCGACTGTCCATCTCACTCCCCTCAGAAGTCCTTCTGCGATGTGCAGGTCAGTGTGCCGTCGAGTGTCGCCGACGTCTCGAGTTCGGCCGGATACCCCTCGGCGGACGTGCCGATTCGGGCTTCGGCGTTGTCGAACGTCACCGCGCCGTCATGCTCGAACGC is a genomic window containing:
- a CDS encoding HPr family phosphocarrier protein, which translates into the protein MISAHNGVHARPVAELVRLVQAHPHVVTLRTSSGAVVDLSSVLALMDLALAPGDAVVLETAESADAESVLDTLAGVLDPRA
- a CDS encoding phospho-sugar mutase codes for the protein MNDERLAQARAWMRQDPDHETRDELAAVITRAASGDEAAAADLDDRFGARLAFGTAGLRGALGAGSNRMNRVLVAQAAAGFAAYLREKSHGRTPTVVIGYDGRRNSRVFATDSAELFAGAGLRAILLPRLLPTPVLAFAVRHLGADAGVMVTASHNPPNDNGYKVYLGGADQGSQIVAPADAEIAAHIQRVADADDVSALPRSTDYETAGEDVVEAYVAATAAISPAPAGASDLRWVYTAMHGVGWETLSKIVSAAGYPQPMVVAEQLTPDATFRTVSFPNPEEPGAMDLSFARARRVQADFIIANDPDADRLAVAIPDASSESGWRRLTGNEVGLLLGARAARAAAGTPGASLACSLVSSPGLGAVAAHHGLDFHETLTGFKWISRAPGIVFGFEEALGYLVNPETVRDKDGISAAVAVLGLAAEAHERGKSLADLLSELGDTYGHFASGQVSVRVQDLSVIGSVMLSLRTIPPRQLGGHAIASAEDLLHADEGQPSGDVLRYRLADGSRIIVRPSGTEPKLKVYIDATADSADRASATVAELEAAVRVLLEERS
- a CDS encoding purine-nucleoside phosphorylase; this translates as MSETHSNPLDDPNANPFGVAADAAADIARLTGVEKHDIALTLGSGWGKAADIIGETTATIPATEVTGFSKPALEGHVGTLRSIRTPDGKNVLVIGARTHYYEGHGVRRVVHSVRTAAATGAKIMVLTNGAGGVRETWTPGQPVLISDHINLTADSPLEGATFIDLTDLYSPRLRDIARSVDPSLDEGVYTQFRGPHYETPAEVQMAKHIGGHIVGMSTALEAIAAREAGMEILGFSLITNLAAGIQKTPLSHAEVIEAGREAEPVISALLARVVEAL
- a CDS encoding NAD(P)H-quinone dehydrogenase, with translation MEIMSSTPFERTQRVAVLGGGPGGYEAALAAAQLGAEVTLVERVGVGGAAVLTDVVPSKSLIATADAAIAISEASDLGVQFYAKGEHGKPLKPEIAINLAAVNKRLIALAGQQSEDMRSALLEAGVRILSGHGRLEGPNAIIVSTGHGGTDFDRIEADTIIVAVGASPRELDSAKPDGKRILTWTQLYDMKALPEHLIVVGSGVTGAEFASAYMNLGAKVTLVSSRDQVLPGEDQDAARVLEKVFKRGGMTVLSKARAEKVEVTKDGVTATLSDGRTVDGSHCLMAVGSIPNTAGIGLEDAGVELDESGHVRVNRVARTSVPNVYAVGDCTNFFPLASVASMQGRTAVFHALGDIVIPLELIKITSNIFTAPEIATVGYSEKDVEDGVADGLVYKLPLAANPRAKMMGIKDGFVKLIARKGSGTVIGGVIVGPKASELIYPIAVAVERRLTVDQVSRVFAAYPSLSSSITDASRAMHLVNAKIS
- a CDS encoding WXG100 family type VII secretion target, yielding MDSRIISIEHDQLDAACTEISEHVRQIDAELDRLEAAADALSWQWSGEAQVAYRVAQREWHQSMREMTAIAHALSAIAHRGNNSFRAQDRRDAAVWAR